The DNA sequence AATTGGCCCGAAGCGGCACGCGCGTGATCGTGGCCGGGCTGGACATGGATTTCCAGGGCCGGCCCTTCGGCCCCATGCCGGCGCTGATGTCGATCGCGGAGTATGTCACCAAGGTCCATGCGATCTGCATGCGCTGCGGCGACCTGGCCAATTTCAGCCATCGCACCACCAAGGGCGACGCGCTGATCATGCTGGGCGAGACCGACCGTTACCAGCCGCTGTGCCGCCGCTGTTTCGAGAACGCACGCGCGCAGCATGCCGGTGCCGAACAGGGCGGAGAAAGCGACCGATGATGGCGCAGCAGGGACACCCATTGCACGTGCTGGCCGGGGTGGTGGGTGCAACGCTCCACGGTGGCGACGGTGCCGCCCGCATCACCCACCTGGCCATCGATTCGCGCAAGCCGATGCCCGTGGAAGGCACGCTGTTCATCTGCCTGCGTGGTGAGCGGCACGACGGCCACCGCTACATCCCGGAATTGATCGCGCGCGGCGTGCGCCATTTTCTGGTGCAGAACGACAGCCCTCTGCCCGCACCAGAGATCCCTTGGAGCGGTCCCTCGGCGGAATTCGTGACCGTGGCGGATACACGCGACGCCCTGCAACGCCTCGCCGCCTGGCACCGGGCGCACTTCCAATTTCCCGTGGTGGGCATCACCGGCAGCAACGGCAAGACGGTGGTGAAGGAATGGCTCTTCCAACTGTTGCGCGGCAGCGAGCACATCGTGCGCAGCCCGGGCAGCTGGAATTCGCAGGTGGGCGTGCCGTTGAGCGTGTGGGAGATGCACGAGGGACACACGCTGGGGCTGATCGAGGCGGGGATCAGTGAACCGGGCGAGATGGAACGCCTGCGCGCGGTGGTCAAACCTTCCATCGGGCTGTTCACCAACATCGGCCCGGCACATGGTGAGAACTTCCACAGTGACCTGGACAAGGCCCTGGAGAAGGTCAAATTGTTCCGCGACGCGGGAACGTTGGTCTACTGCGCGGACCACGGCACCGTGCATGAAGCGGTGACGAAAGCCGGCCTGGGACAACGCGCCACGCTGCGCACCTGGAGCCGCGAGCGCAACGGCTGGCTCCATGTACCGCATGAACGAAGGACCGCGAACGGCACGGCGATCCACGTGATCAACGATGAGGCCGACTTCACTTTCGAGATCCCCTTCACCGATCCGGCCTCCGTGGAGAACGCGATGCATTGTGTGACACTGCTGTTGCATCTGGGCCATCGGCCAGCATGGATCGCGGAGCGCACACCTTTGCTCGCGCCCGTGGCCATGCGCATGGAGGTGCTCGATGGCATGCACGGCATCACGTTGATCAACGACACGTACAGCAACGACGCGGCCTCGCTCGCCATCGCCTTGGAACACCTGGAGGCGATCGCGGCGGGCCGCCCCAAGGCGGTGGTGCTGAGCGACATCCTCGAAAGCGGCGATGCGGCCGAAGTGCTGTATGCCCGTGTGGCCGCGCTGCTGCAACGGGCCGGCGTGGAGAAACTCCTGACGGTGGGGCCTCGCATCGCGGCGGAGAAGCACCGCTTCACCTGTTCCGTGGAAGACCACCCGGACACCGACCATCTCCTCACCTCCACCGATCCCGCCACATTGGCCGGATATGCGGTACTGGTGAAGGGCGCTCGGGCGTTCGCGCTGGAACGCGTGACCCAACGCTGGCAGCGCCAAGTGCATGGCACCGTGCTGGAGATCGATCTGGAGGCCGTGCGCCACAACCTGAACCACTACCGCGCCCTCTTGGGACCACAGGTGCGCATCATGGCCATGGTGAAGGCCTTCGGCTATGGCGGTGGCGCGGTCGAACTCGCCCGCTTGCTGGCGCACGAGCGCGTGCACTACCTCGGCGTGGCCTATGCCGACGAAGGCATCGATCTGCGACAGCATGGCATCGGCACGCCCATCCTGGTGATGAACCCCGAGCCGGTGCCCTTCGAGGTGATGCGCCGATTCCAGCTCGAAGCGGAGGTCTACGACCTGCACGGCCTGCGAGAAGCCGATCAGCATGCTGGCAGCGACCCTGCCATGCCGCCTATCCATCTCAAGCTTGACACGGGCATGCGGCGTTTGGGCTTCGCGCCGGAGGATCTGCCGGCCCTGCTGGAAGCCCTGCGCGATGCCCGGCACCTGCGCGTGGCGTCGATCCTCTCCCACTTTTCCGCGGCCGACGACCCGGCCCAGGACGATCACACCCGCCAGCAGCTGTCCACTTTCCTGCGCATGGCCGACGCGATCGCCGAAACGCTCGGCTACCGGCCGCTGCGGCATATCGCCCACAGCGCCGGCACCACACGCTTCCCAGCTGCGCGGCTGGACATGGTGCGCCTCGGCATCGGCCTGCACGGCATCGGTTTCGACGTGAACGAACAAGACCTTTTGCGGCCCGTGGCCACCTTGCGCACCCCCGTGGCCCAGATCAAACACCTGCGCGCCGGCGACACGGTGGGCTATGGCCGAAGTTGGCGTGCCGAAGGAGCCCGCGTGATCGCCACCCTGCCCATCGGCTATGCGGATGGCATTTCAAGACGGCTCAGCAATGGGGTGGGACGCGTTTGGATCCATGGGAAGGCGGCACCCATCGTGGGCCGGGTATGCATGGACATGTGCATGGTGGACGTGACCGGTATCCCCTGCGATGTGGGCGATGAGGCGATCGTGTTCGGGCCGGAGCACCCTGTGGGCGAGTTGGCCGCGGCATTGGGCACCATTCCCTATGAGGTGCTCACCTCCATTCCGCCCCGTGTGAAGCGCGTGTACCTGCGGGGCTGAGGTCAGCCTTCCAAGCGGCGCCGGGCATCCGCACGGTGCGCACCCCGAACGCCCGGGCGGGTTTCCCTAAGTTTGGGCAAACCTGCGAAGAGACCCTGACCATGAGATATCCAATGTTTGCGGTGGTGCTCGGCACCGCCCTTATGCTGCCGTTCCAGGCGGCCTCACAAGACCCAGGCATCATCCCCGGTGACATTCTGGTGATGATCACCCCCGACGGTGACCCGCACACCATCGCCAACGATCTGCGCCATGTGGACAACTTGTTCACCAACATGCGGGTGGACCACCTGGCCAGCGAACCCATGCGCATCTGGCTGCTGAAGTTCGATCCCGGCACGGTGCCCCAGGAGCGCATGCTCGAAGAAGTGAAACGCCACCCGGACGTGATGATCGCCCAGAACGACCACCCGGTGAGCTTCCGCATCGTGCCCAACGACCCGCAATACAACCAGCAGTGGCACCACCCGAACATCCAGTCGCCCCAAGCCTGGGACTACACCACCGGCGGTCTCACCGCCACGGGCGATACGATCGTGCTGTGCGTGATCGAAGGTGCCAACCTGCTGCACACGGACCTGGTGGGCAATCGCTGGCTCAACTACGGTGAGATCCCCAACAACGGGATCGACGATGATGGCAATGGCTACGTGGACGACCACCGCGGCTGGAACCCCGGCGGCAACAACGACAATGTATACAGCGGCGCTCACGGCACGCAGGTGGCCGGCATGCTCGGCGCCAAAGGCAACAACGGTGTGGGTGTCTCTGGCGCCAATTGGGACGTGAAGATCATGGTGGTGACCGTGGGCAACCTGTCGCAGGCGAACGTGATCGCCAGCTACACCTACCCGCTGGTGATGCGCCGCCGTTACAACAACAGCAACGGTGCGCAAGGCTCCTTCGTGGTGGCCACCAACGCCAGCTGGGGCATCGATGGCGGCAACCCCAACAACTACCCGCTCTGGTGTGCCGTGTATGACACCCTGGGCACCGCGGGCATCCTCAGCTGCGGGGCCACGGCCAACAACAACGTGAACGTGGACGTGGTGGGCGATATGCCCACGGCCTGCCCCAGCCCATTCATGGTGAGCGTGACAGCCACCAACAACCAGAACAACCGCACCTTCAGCGCTTATGGTCTCACCACCATCGATGTGGGCGCGCCGGGCAACAACGTGTACACCACCAGCGGCAGCAACACGTATGGCAGTACGAGTGGAACCTCCTTCGCCAGTCCGCTTACCGCAGGGGTGATCGGTCTGTTGTACAGTGCGCCCTGTCCTTCACTGATGTCGCTCGTGCATGGCGACCCACAAGCCGGAGCCATGTACATACGGCAAATGCTCTTCGATGGCGTGGACGTGGTGGGCAACCTGCCCGGCACCATCGTCACCGGAGGAAGGATCAACGCCTTCAAGAGCATGCAGCTGATCATGAACGCCTGCTCGGCCTGCGCGCCCGCCACCAGCCCGGCAGTTACAGCGCCCACGCCCGGCACGGCCAACTTCACGTGGAACGCCCCCGGTGGCGGTCCCTTCACCGTGCGCTACCGCGTGGTGGGTGCTCCCAACTGGATCGTGGTGAACGGTGTGGATGGCAACATCTATCAGGCCACCGGTCTGGCCCCTTGCAGCCCCTATGAGTTCCAAGTGGATGTGGATTGCGGAGGTGGTGAAAGCAGTGGCTTCACCAACAGCGTGGTGCTCCAACCGCCTGCGGAAGCCGCTCCGCAGATCGGCCAGAGCGGACCCCTCATTTTCTGCCTGGGCGGCAGTGTCACGCTCACCTCCTCCGTGGCCCAAGGCATCCAGTGGAGCACGGGCGCGAACACGCCCTCCATCGTGGTGCAGCAGAGCGGCACATACACCGCCACGCTGAATGGTGTTTGTGGCACCTACGTTTCCGCACCCGTGACGGTGACCGTAGTGGGCGACCAGCCGCCAGAGGCACCGAGCGTCACCATACCAGGACCCGGCGTGGCCTCGCTCAATGCCAGCGGCGACAGCGTGGTGTGGTACGCCACTTCCTCAGGCGGTGCGCCCATCGGCTACGGCAGTCCGTGGAACACACCCTTCGTGAATGAACCCACCAGCTTCTGGGTGGGCAACGTGGTCACCTTCCAACCGGCGCCTGACTTTGGCGGGCGGACCAACTTCTCGCAGCCTGGCATCTACCACACCAACGCCAACAACTGGCTGACCTTCACGGCGAACGAGTCGTTCACGATCAAGAGCGTGAAGGTCTATGCCAACGGCGCGGGCAACCGGCCCATCGGCCTGGTGAACATGCCATCGGGCACGGTGGTGCAACAGGCCACGTTCAATGTTCCCAACGGTGAAAGCCGCGTGGACCTGAACTTCAACGTACCGGGACCCGGCACTTACGGCCTGCGTGTGATGAGCGGCAATCCACAATTGTGGCGTGATGGGATCGGAAGCGGCACATCCTTCCCCTATCCGCTGGGCGGCCTGGGCGCGGTGACCGGTAGCACGGTGACCGGTGCCGATGCGGGAGCCTATTACTACTTCTTCTACGACTGGGAGGTGCAGCGTGCGGCGGTCACCTGCAACACCGGGCTGACCCAGGTGAACGTGGACTTCAGCGTAGGTCTGGAAGAAACGTTGACGACCACCGGTGTGAGCATGTTCCCCAACCCGGCGGACCGGGACATCTTCTTCGACGTCACCGGTGCGCTGGCCAACGAAAGGCTGCAGATCATCCTGCTGGACAACACCGGCCGTGAGGTGGCACGCAAGAGCACCGACAATGGCCGGGCCACCATCACCACGGCATTCCTCGCCAATGGCCTGTACCATTACCGAGTGTTGCACGGTACGGAGGAAGTGGCCTACGGCAAATTCGTGGTGAACCACCTGTGACCCACCGTCACGCCCGAAACGCGAACAGGGGGCTTCGGCCCCCTGTTCCTTTTGCCGCCTGCCACATGGCGGGAATAACTTTGATGTTCCCCGCCCGCATGTTCCGCACCAGCCCATTTCTCGTCCTGGCTTTCCTGATGAACGCCTTGCCCGCCTCCGCCCAGGAAGCGGCCCATATACCCGGACAGTTGCTGGTGATGATGGCCCAGGGCCGCACGCCGGAGCATGTGGTGCGCGATCTGGCCACTGTTGAGGGCGCCCCGACAGGGCTGCATGTGGTGGAGGCATTGAGCGCACCGATGCGTTGTTGGCTGCTTCGGTTCGATCACGCTTCGGTCCCACAGCCGGTGATGTTGCGCGCCATACTGTCGCATCCCGATGTGCTGCTGGCGCAGAACGACCACCTGATCGAGGACCGCAGCGTACCGGACGATCCGCAGTACCCGGACCAATGGCACCATGAGAAGGTCGCCAGCGAAGGCGCCTGGGCTTTCAGCACGGGCGGCCTCACCGCCACGGGCGACACCATCGTGGTGTGCATCATCGAACGCGTGGACCTGCCCCATCCGGACCTTGCCGGCAACGCCTGGATGAACCATGCGGAGATCCCCGGCAATGGGATCGACGATGATGGGAACGGCTATGTGGACGACCACCGCGGCTGGAACCCCGGCGCGAACAACGACGACGTGTATGGTGGATCGCACGGTACGCAGGTGGCCGGCATGGCGGGTGCGAAAGGCGACAACGGGATCGGGGTAACGGGGGCCAACTGGAATGTGAAGCTGATGGTGGTGAACCACGGCGGCGTGAGCGAGTCGCAGGTGGTGGCGGCCTACACCTATCCGCTGGTGATGCGGCGCAGGTACAACGCGTCGGGTGGCACGGAGGGCGGGTTCGTGGTGGCCACCAACGCCAGCTGGGGCATCAACGGCGGGCAGCCGTCCAACTCACCCATCTGGTGCGCCATGTACGACACGCTCGGCACCGCGGGCATCCTCAACTGCGGCGCCACGGCCAACAGCAATGTGGACGTGGACGTGGTGGGCGATCTGCCCACGGCCTGCCCCAGCGACTACATGGTGGGCGTGACGGCCACCAACAGCAACGACATGCGCACCAACAGTGCATACGGCCTGAACAGCATCGATGTGGCGGCACCGGGCAACAGCGTGCTCACCACCAGCATCGGCGGCGGCTATGGCCTGGCCAATGGCACCTCCTTCGCCAGCCCGCTCACCGCAGGGGTCATCGGCTTGTTGTACGGTGCGCCCTGCCCTGCGCTCATGGAACTGGTGCATGCCGACCCACAAGCCGGCGCGCTCTACATCCGGCAGATGTTGTTCGACGGCGTGGATCCGGTGGGCAACCTGCCGGGCACGATCGCCACCGGGGGCCGCATCAACGCGGCCAACAGCATGCAGCTGATCATGGCCGCCTGCGGCAGTTGCGTACCGCCCTTCAATCTGCAGGCGTACAACACGGCCATCGGCACCGCCATCCTCGCCTGGAACGCCATTCCCGCCGATACCTACACCTTGCGCTACCGGCCAGTGGGTTCAGGAACATGGACCGAGGTGGAAGCGATCACCAGCACCAGCCAAACGGTCACCGACCTGCTGGCCTGCACGGTCCACGAATTCCAAGTGGCCTCCATCTGCGGCGGTGAGGAAAGCGCGCCGAGCAGCACCTACGTATGGACCTCCGAGGGCTGCTGCCACCACCCCGGCGCGCCACAACTGCTGGCCCACGATGAGGGCAGTCTGGAGGTGGCCTGGGGCGATGTTCTCGCGGCCACCGCATTCGATCTGCGCTGGCGTGCAAGTGGAACGGAGGATTGGAATGAAGTGTCCGGGATCATGAGCGGCTCCCACACACTCTATGGCCTCGCTGCCTGCACAGGCCATGAGCTTCAGGCGCGCAGCATATGCGGCGGCGAAGTGTCCCCCTGGTCGCCCACGGCCCTGTTCTTCACCACCGACTGTGGCGCTTGCGTGGACCTGATTTATTGCCCTTCAGCATCGGCCAACTCCTTCACCGAGTGGATCGACCGCGTTCGCATCGGCACCATCGACCACACCTCGGGCAATGATGGCGGCTATGGCGATCATACCGGCCTCTCCACCGAGCTCCCCATCGGGGCGCCCATTCCCTTCATACTAACGCCTGGCTATGCCTTCTTCCCCTTCGCACAATGGTTCCGCATCTGGATGGACCTGGACCGTGACGGATCGTTCACCGGTGCTGACGAATTGGTCTTCGATGCGAGCGGAACCGTCAACACGGACCTCGCTGCCGACCTCACCGTTCCCATCGGCACTGAACCCGGACCGGTACGCATCCGCATCGCCATGAAGTACCAGAGCGCGGTGCCCACGGGCTGCACCAACGGTTACGACTTCGGGGAGACCGAGGACTATTGCGCGAACCTATCCCCCTTCGACGCCATCGGCGAACAAGGTGGCGTGACGGGTGGCGGCGCATGGGTGTTTGTGGACCAGGCCGGGCAACTGGCGCACTTCCATTCCCGCCATGCCCATCCCGGAGCCGTGGCGGAAGTGCTCGTCATGGACCATGGCGGGCGCTTGTTGCTGCGTGGGATGATGCGCGATGGCCGGGCCGTGATCCCCGTGCATGACCTTGCCGCCGGTGCCTATGTGTTCCGCATCCGGTCCGCACCAGGGCAATTGGCGCACGGACGTTTCGTCCTCACCCGCTGACCCCGCCCGCGACCCGGATATCTTTGGCCGCGCATGGCAGGTATCTCGGCGGTCATCATCACGCGCGATGAAGCGCATGACATCGGCCGCTGCATCGCATCGGTGCAAGGCGTGGCCGATGAAGTGGTGGTGGTGGATTCCGGCAGCACGGACGACACCTGTGCGATCGCCAGGGCCGCCGGTGCCCGCGTGGTGGAGCATGCTTGGGAAGGTTATGCGGCGCAGAAGAATTTCGCCAATGGCCTCGCGGTGCACGATCACATCCTTTCCCTGGACGCCGATGAAGCCCTTTCACCGGAACTGGCAAGGGTGATCCTGGAAGTGAAGCGTACCGGCCCGCATGGCGCCTATCGCTTCGCACGGCTCACCAACTATTGCGGCACCTGGGTGCGTCATGGCGGCTGGTATCCCGATGTGAAGCTCCGGCTCTTCCCCAAGGGTGCCGCGCGCTGGGAGGGCGAACATGTGCATGAGGAACTCCGTCTGGATGCCGGGACCGAAGTACACGATCTGAAAGGCGACCTGTTGCATTGGTCCTACCGCAGCGTCAAGGAGCATCTGGAGCGCATCGAGCGATACAGTGATCTGCACGCCCTGAAAATGAACGCCGAGGGCAGGCGCGCCACTTGGACCAAACGCCTCTTCGCGCCACCGTTCAAGTTCTTCCAGGGCTATGTGTTGCTGCTCGGCTTCCTCGACGGCCTCGCCGGACTTCGCATCGCCTGGTACTCCGCATACGCCGTGGCGATGAAATACACCAAACTCCAGCGGTTGGGCCTTGCGCGAACCTGAACACATCATCCTGTCACGCCCGGACGGCATCGGCGACGTGATGCTCACCCTGCCGATGGCCGGCGTGCTGCGCGCACGGTGGCCGCAGGTCCGCATCACCTTCCTGGGCCGCATCTACACGGCGCCCGTGCTGCGGCATTGCGCGCATCTGGAACAGGTCGTGACGCTGGAGGAATTGCGGGACGCCGATCCCGTGGCCACTTTCGAACATCTGGGCGCGGACGCGATCGTCCATGTGTTCCCGCAACGGGAGGTGGCGCGTTGGGCGTCGCGCGCGCGGATCCCCATGCGCATCGGCACCTCGCATCGCTGGTGGCATTGGACCACCTGCACGCACCGGGTGGACTTCAGCCGCCGACGCAGCGAGCTGCACGAAGCACGCCTGAACTTGGAACTGTTGCGTCCGCTCGGCTTCACCGATCCGCCCGATGTGGGCGCGTTGTCCGCGCTCAGCGGATTCATGCCCCCGGCGCCTGGCGCCGCGGTGAGGGCCATGCTCAAGCCAGGGCGCTCCACCCTGGTACTCCATCCACGATCGAAGGGCAGCGCGGTGGAATGGGGCCTGGACCGTTTCTCGGAACTGATCCATCGCCTTGACCCGGAGACGTGGCACGTGGTGGTCACCGGCACCAAGGCCGAATCGGAGAGCTATCGCGAAGCCCTTCCACTGCATCTGTCGCATGTGACCGACGCGGGTGGCCGTCTTGACCTGGACCAACTCATCGGCCTGATCGCCGCCAGCGATGCCTTGGTGGCGGCCAGCACGGGTCCGTTGCACATCGCAGCGGCCTGTGGCATCCGCGCCATCGGGCTCTACGCGCCGCAGCATCCCATACACCCCGGCAGATGGGCGCCATTGGGGAAGCATGCGCGTGCATTGGTCGCTGAGGAAGCGCCGAACGGCGACGACCCAGCGGCTTGGATACGCGCGATCGGTGTGGATCAGGTCCTGTCCGCGCTGGAAACGCCATCATCCGAAGCCGGATCACGGACCGGGGAAAAGACCAGCAGCGCATAGTAAAGCGCGAAGAAGGTGGCGCCCGCTTGCGTCTCGATGGTGTCATCCGTGAGGCAGCCCACGGCGAAGATGATGGCCCAGGCGATGAAGCGCGGATCGCGCCAGGCGCCCAGACAACGGGCCGGCCACCACCAGCTGTACAATGACCAGAGCAGGCCGAAGATGCCGAAGCTGATGGCCAGTGTGAGGTACTGGTTGTGCGCACGGTGCCGCCACTGCGGTGCCAGGGAAGTGCCCATGCGCGCGTACTGTTCATCAAAGGCCCTTTGCGTGTCGCCGGTGCCAACGCCCATGGCCCAGTGCCGCTTCACGATGGCGATCCCGGCGCGCCAGTACTCCAGGCGCATGCTGAGTGAATGCCCGTCGGCACGGCCATAGGCGGCATACTCGCCCATTTCGAGCAGCACGGCATCCATGCGTCGTCGCATGCCACGGGATCCCTGCGCATGCGCGTTGGTCACACCGCGCTCGATGGCCCGTACATCCGCTTCGCTCAAGGCCATCACCCCCAAGCTGTCCTTGCGCAGTCCCAGGGAGGTCATGTATCGCACCAGGGTTCCGCGCATGGGGTCGCCCCTGTCACTCGATCCTTCCAGGGACCTGTCACTGCGCAACGGCCAGGTGCGCTCCACCTCGCCCCAGGCGATCCAGGCCCAGACATGCTCGCCGTTCTCGCGCTGTGGATTGGTGGCGTCGAAGGTGTACGCCTCGCCTCCCGCGGTGAACGCGTTGAGACCACTCTGCTCGGGGACCGGTGTGGCGCGCAACCCGGGCATCCGTGCCGCCACCCAGGCGATGGCCATGGCCGGCACCAGCACCATCAGCGATCGCGCCACAAGCCTTGCCGCACGGGGCCACCCGGCCATGTTGCGCCACAGGAACACCATGGTGATGAGCACGAGCAGGAAGATCCCCTGCACACTCTGCAAACGATCCAGCGCATACACCGCGAAGAGTGTCGCAAGCACATGCGCGAGTCGCTGCCACCAGGTGCGCCCCAGGTAGCGCATGAAGATCACCACGGCGAAGCACAACAGCAGCGCGAGCCGGATGTGGCTGATGAACATGGACAGGTCCCGATGATCGGCGGCGGTCGGTGCACGCAGGCCGAAGGACACCGCCACACTGACCACCGCGCTCCAGGCGCCGAGCAGCAGAATGGTGCGCAACTCGCCCTCGCGCGAACCCGGAGAGGAGGACAACACGACAGTGAAGACCAGCACCGGCAGCAGGATGCGGCAAAGGGCCAGGCCCCAAGCCAGGTCGGAGGTCCACAGCAGGCCCAGGGCATGCAGCCCGAAGAAGGAGACGGCCACCAACGCGGGAGGCCAGGTGAAGCCCTTGCGGAAGCGATGCTTGAGATCACCCGCAACCACGCCCCAGGCGATCCAATTGGCCACGAGCACCATCTGCGCGATGCTCAGGTAGGCCGTGCTCCACGGCAGGAAGATGGCACACGCCGCCAAGGCGCCCAGATGCACCCGGCGCATGTGGTCCTGTGCGGTCATGCCCCTTGCGGCGCGTGTGGTCTACTTCCCGGTCCTGCCCGTGCCGGCCAGCACTTCCTGGTAGGCCGGGCCGTTGAGCACTTCCACGGCCTTGCGTACATAGGGGTCGTTCGCCATGGCGGCGATGGCCCTGCCGGTCTGGAAGTGGTAGCGGGATACGATCTCGTTCAACAGCACCTCCTCGATGTCCTTGCGGAAACGCAGGATATCCTCGCCACGGTCGGGCGCCAATTCCTTGCGCAGCGCCTCCACGCGGTCCTTCACATGCTCGTAGTAGCGTTCCTTCCTCGCTTTCTCCACCAGCTCCTCAAGCGCCTCCATGCTCTCGGTCTCGTAATCGAACTCGCGTCCGTTCACGAAATCCAGGAACTCCTGGAAGATGCGGTCGTCCACACGGAAGGATCCGGCCGGACCGATGTCCGCATGCTTCATTCGGTAGCGCGTGGCGAAGTCGAAGAAGACGTCCTCCACGTGGAGGCCACCCACCACCTTGGCCATCTCGTGCTCCTCCACCGGCACGTCGGGCAACACACCGCGGCCATCGAACACCGGCCGGCCATTGCGTGTGCGGAACTCGGCGATGGTCTCCTCCTTCACCTCGCTGGCCTTGCCCGTGCTGTCGCGTTGCGCGTAGTCCAGTTTCTGGATGCAGCGCCCGCTGGGGATGTAGTATTTGGCCACGGTCACCTTCAGCTTGCTGTTGTAATACAGATCGCGCGTCTGCTGCACCAGTCCCTTGCCGAAGGTGCGTTCACCTACGACCACTGCGCGGTCCAGGTCCTGCAGGGCCCCGCTCACGATCTCGCTGGCACTGGCGCTCTGGGCATCCACCAGCACCACCAGGGGTATGGAGGCGTCCAGCGGCTCGCTGAGGGTCTTGTAGCTCTTGTCCCATTCGGCGATGCGCCCCTTGGTCTCCACCACCAACTGGTTCTTCGGCACGAAGAGGTTGACGATGTTCACCGCTTCGCGCAACAGGCCGCCGCCGTTGCCACGCAGGTCGAGCACGAGTTTGGTGGCGCCCTTCTCCTTCAACTCCTTGACGGCGTTGCGCACCTCCTGCCCGGCGGTCTGCGTGAAGCTGTTGAGCTTGATGTAGCCCACGCCGCCCGGTTCATCGATGATGTCCTTGTAGGGCACGTCGGGGATCTTGATCTCCTCACGGTTCAGCACATGGGTCGTTGTTTCCCCGCCGTCGCGCCGCGTGAGCACCCGCACGCTGGATCCCGCCTGGCCCTTGAGCAGCTTGCTCACCTCATCGGTGTTCATGCCCGCCACCTTGCGGCCATCCACTTCCACGATCTCGTCACCGGCCCATATGCCGGCCTTCTGCGCAGGATACCCCTCGTACGGCTCGCTCACGATCACCTTCTCGTCCCGCCTGCGGATGAGCGCGCCGATACCGC is a window from the Flavobacteriales bacterium genome containing:
- a CDS encoding bifunctional UDP-N-acetylmuramoyl-tripeptide:D-alanyl-D-alanine ligase/alanine racemase translates to MMAQQGHPLHVLAGVVGATLHGGDGAARITHLAIDSRKPMPVEGTLFICLRGERHDGHRYIPELIARGVRHFLVQNDSPLPAPEIPWSGPSAEFVTVADTRDALQRLAAWHRAHFQFPVVGITGSNGKTVVKEWLFQLLRGSEHIVRSPGSWNSQVGVPLSVWEMHEGHTLGLIEAGISEPGEMERLRAVVKPSIGLFTNIGPAHGENFHSDLDKALEKVKLFRDAGTLVYCADHGTVHEAVTKAGLGQRATLRTWSRERNGWLHVPHERRTANGTAIHVINDEADFTFEIPFTDPASVENAMHCVTLLLHLGHRPAWIAERTPLLAPVAMRMEVLDGMHGITLINDTYSNDAASLAIALEHLEAIAAGRPKAVVLSDILESGDAAEVLYARVAALLQRAGVEKLLTVGPRIAAEKHRFTCSVEDHPDTDHLLTSTDPATLAGYAVLVKGARAFALERVTQRWQRQVHGTVLEIDLEAVRHNLNHYRALLGPQVRIMAMVKAFGYGGGAVELARLLAHERVHYLGVAYADEGIDLRQHGIGTPILVMNPEPVPFEVMRRFQLEAEVYDLHGLREADQHAGSDPAMPPIHLKLDTGMRRLGFAPEDLPALLEALRDARHLRVASILSHFSAADDPAQDDHTRQQLSTFLRMADAIAETLGYRPLRHIAHSAGTTRFPAARLDMVRLGIGLHGIGFDVNEQDLLRPVATLRTPVAQIKHLRAGDTVGYGRSWRAEGARVIATLPIGYADGISRRLSNGVGRVWIHGKAAPIVGRVCMDMCMVDVTGIPCDVGDEAIVFGPEHPVGELAAALGTIPYEVLTSIPPRVKRVYLRG
- a CDS encoding S8 family serine peptidase codes for the protein MRYPMFAVVLGTALMLPFQAASQDPGIIPGDILVMITPDGDPHTIANDLRHVDNLFTNMRVDHLASEPMRIWLLKFDPGTVPQERMLEEVKRHPDVMIAQNDHPVSFRIVPNDPQYNQQWHHPNIQSPQAWDYTTGGLTATGDTIVLCVIEGANLLHTDLVGNRWLNYGEIPNNGIDDDGNGYVDDHRGWNPGGNNDNVYSGAHGTQVAGMLGAKGNNGVGVSGANWDVKIMVVTVGNLSQANVIASYTYPLVMRRRYNNSNGAQGSFVVATNASWGIDGGNPNNYPLWCAVYDTLGTAGILSCGATANNNVNVDVVGDMPTACPSPFMVSVTATNNQNNRTFSAYGLTTIDVGAPGNNVYTTSGSNTYGSTSGTSFASPLTAGVIGLLYSAPCPSLMSLVHGDPQAGAMYIRQMLFDGVDVVGNLPGTIVTGGRINAFKSMQLIMNACSACAPATSPAVTAPTPGTANFTWNAPGGGPFTVRYRVVGAPNWIVVNGVDGNIYQATGLAPCSPYEFQVDVDCGGGESSGFTNSVVLQPPAEAAPQIGQSGPLIFCLGGSVTLTSSVAQGIQWSTGANTPSIVVQQSGTYTATLNGVCGTYVSAPVTVTVVGDQPPEAPSVTIPGPGVASLNASGDSVVWYATSSGGAPIGYGSPWNTPFVNEPTSFWVGNVVTFQPAPDFGGRTNFSQPGIYHTNANNWLTFTANESFTIKSVKVYANGAGNRPIGLVNMPSGTVVQQATFNVPNGESRVDLNFNVPGPGTYGLRVMSGNPQLWRDGIGSGTSFPYPLGGLGAVTGSTVTGADAGAYYYFFYDWEVQRAAVTCNTGLTQVNVDFSVGLEETLTTTGVSMFPNPADRDIFFDVTGALANERLQIILLDNTGREVARKSTDNGRATITTAFLANGLYHYRVLHGTEEVAYGKFVVNHL
- a CDS encoding S8 family serine peptidase is translated as MFRTSPFLVLAFLMNALPASAQEAAHIPGQLLVMMAQGRTPEHVVRDLATVEGAPTGLHVVEALSAPMRCWLLRFDHASVPQPVMLRAILSHPDVLLAQNDHLIEDRSVPDDPQYPDQWHHEKVASEGAWAFSTGGLTATGDTIVVCIIERVDLPHPDLAGNAWMNHAEIPGNGIDDDGNGYVDDHRGWNPGANNDDVYGGSHGTQVAGMAGAKGDNGIGVTGANWNVKLMVVNHGGVSESQVVAAYTYPLVMRRRYNASGGTEGGFVVATNASWGINGGQPSNSPIWCAMYDTLGTAGILNCGATANSNVDVDVVGDLPTACPSDYMVGVTATNSNDMRTNSAYGLNSIDVAAPGNSVLTTSIGGGYGLANGTSFASPLTAGVIGLLYGAPCPALMELVHADPQAGALYIRQMLFDGVDPVGNLPGTIATGGRINAANSMQLIMAACGSCVPPFNLQAYNTAIGTAILAWNAIPADTYTLRYRPVGSGTWTEVEAITSTSQTVTDLLACTVHEFQVASICGGEESAPSSTYVWTSEGCCHHPGAPQLLAHDEGSLEVAWGDVLAATAFDLRWRASGTEDWNEVSGIMSGSHTLYGLAACTGHELQARSICGGEVSPWSPTALFFTTDCGACVDLIYCPSASANSFTEWIDRVRIGTIDHTSGNDGGYGDHTGLSTELPIGAPIPFILTPGYAFFPFAQWFRIWMDLDRDGSFTGADELVFDASGTVNTDLAADLTVPIGTEPGPVRIRIAMKYQSAVPTGCTNGYDFGETEDYCANLSPFDAIGEQGGVTGGGAWVFVDQAGQLAHFHSRHAHPGAVAEVLVMDHGGRLLLRGMMRDGRAVIPVHDLAAGAYVFRIRSAPGQLAHGRFVLTR